One Prunus dulcis chromosome 8, ALMONDv2, whole genome shotgun sequence DNA window includes the following coding sequences:
- the LOC117637487 gene encoding serine/threonine-protein kinase 19 isoform X2, producing MAKNISESLKGKKRARETDTEAEASDFDQILSLEENLTFSDTLVALRIMRAQFPQSDKVSVQPFILRSQLYSSVEDRTQVDRDLENLRREKILRIFKLNTGQDDHAIMFFDDYLCQMERVVKRLEEKKDSDILEVFKWFKSHVLDNKLEPSIEHQELCTLLALGGKVKDEHISLLINSGLLTRQLIDSNIYWFAIPNIGSVLKGLSQGRKEVLSLLNRRRYKEMMLAPLEKKLLRYSPLDMRFHLRDLIGSGNLKTAKTPTGLVVRVSKD from the exons ATGGCCAAGAATATTTCAGAATCTTTGAAAGGTAAAAAGCGCGCGCGAGAGACAGATACCGAAGCCGAAGCCAGCGATTTCGATCAGATTTTATCGCTAG AGGAAAATCTTACATTTAGTGACACATTGGTGGCGCTTCGCATAATGAGAGCTCAGTTTCCACAGAGTGACAAG GTATCAGTTCAGCCTTTCATTTTGCGGTCACAGTTGTATAGCAGTGTAGAGGATAGAACCCAAGTGGATAGGGATCTAGAG AATCTAAGAAGGGAGAAAATCCTGCGCATTTTCAAGTTAAATACTGGGCAAGATGATCATGCAATAATGTTTTTTGATGACTATCTATGCCAG ATGGAACGAGTTGTAAAAAGattggaagaaaagaaggacAGTGATATTCTTGAAGTTTTTAAGTGGTTTAAATCACACGTCCTTGATAACAAGCTCGAACCTAGTATTGAACATCAAGAACTT TGTACACTATTAGCTCTTGGAGGAAAGGTGAAGGATGAACACATCTCCCTTTTAATCAATTCTGGCCTCCTT ACTCGGCAACTTATTGACTCAAACATTTATTGGTTCGCAATTCCAAATATCGGTTCAGTACTTAAAGGCCTCTCTCAG GGAAGAAAGGAAGTTCTTTCTCTTCTAAACCGCAGGAGATACAAAGAAATGATGCTAGCACCTCTAgagaagaagcttcttcgaTATTCCCCACTTGATATGAGATTTCATCTTCGTGATCTGATAGGCTCAGGTAATCTCAAAACTGCCAAGACACCAACAGGCTTAGTTGTTCGAGTCTCAAAAGATTGA
- the LOC117637487 gene encoding serine/threonine-protein kinase 19 isoform X1 produces the protein MAKNISESLKGKKRARETDTEAEASDFDQILSLEENLTFSDTLVALRIMRAQFPQSDKVSVQPFILRSQLYSSVEDRTQVDRDLENLRREKILRIFKLNTGQDDHAIMFFDDYLCQVAYMVFSMFLMERVVKRLEEKKDSDILEVFKWFKSHVLDNKLEPSIEHQELCTLLALGGKVKDEHISLLINSGLLTRQLIDSNIYWFAIPNIGSVLKGLSQGRKEVLSLLNRRRYKEMMLAPLEKKLLRYSPLDMRFHLRDLIGSGNLKTAKTPTGLVVRVSKD, from the exons ATGGCCAAGAATATTTCAGAATCTTTGAAAGGTAAAAAGCGCGCGCGAGAGACAGATACCGAAGCCGAAGCCAGCGATTTCGATCAGATTTTATCGCTAG AGGAAAATCTTACATTTAGTGACACATTGGTGGCGCTTCGCATAATGAGAGCTCAGTTTCCACAGAGTGACAAG GTATCAGTTCAGCCTTTCATTTTGCGGTCACAGTTGTATAGCAGTGTAGAGGATAGAACCCAAGTGGATAGGGATCTAGAG AATCTAAGAAGGGAGAAAATCCTGCGCATTTTCAAGTTAAATACTGGGCAAGATGATCATGCAATAATGTTTTTTGATGACTATCTATGCCAGGTTGCTTACATGGTTTTCTCGATGTTTTTG ATGGAACGAGTTGTAAAAAGattggaagaaaagaaggacAGTGATATTCTTGAAGTTTTTAAGTGGTTTAAATCACACGTCCTTGATAACAAGCTCGAACCTAGTATTGAACATCAAGAACTT TGTACACTATTAGCTCTTGGAGGAAAGGTGAAGGATGAACACATCTCCCTTTTAATCAATTCTGGCCTCCTT ACTCGGCAACTTATTGACTCAAACATTTATTGGTTCGCAATTCCAAATATCGGTTCAGTACTTAAAGGCCTCTCTCAG GGAAGAAAGGAAGTTCTTTCTCTTCTAAACCGCAGGAGATACAAAGAAATGATGCTAGCACCTCTAgagaagaagcttcttcgaTATTCCCCACTTGATATGAGATTTCATCTTCGTGATCTGATAGGCTCAGGTAATCTCAAAACTGCCAAGACACCAACAGGCTTAGTTGTTCGAGTCTCAAAAGATTGA
- the LOC117637487 gene encoding serine/threonine-protein kinase 19 homolog isoform X3 — protein MAKNISESLKGKKRARETDTEAEASDFDQILSLEENLTFSDTLVALRIMRAQFPQSDKVSVQPFILRSQLYSSVEDRTQVDRDLENLRREKILRIFKLNTGQDDHAIMFFDDYLCQVAYMVFSMFLMERVVKRLEEKKDSDILEVFKWFKSHVLDNKLEPSIEHQELCTLLALGGKVKDEHISLLINSGLLGRKEVLSLLNRRRYKEMMLAPLEKKLLRYSPLDMRFHLRDLIGSGNLKTAKTPTGLVVRVSKD, from the exons ATGGCCAAGAATATTTCAGAATCTTTGAAAGGTAAAAAGCGCGCGCGAGAGACAGATACCGAAGCCGAAGCCAGCGATTTCGATCAGATTTTATCGCTAG AGGAAAATCTTACATTTAGTGACACATTGGTGGCGCTTCGCATAATGAGAGCTCAGTTTCCACAGAGTGACAAG GTATCAGTTCAGCCTTTCATTTTGCGGTCACAGTTGTATAGCAGTGTAGAGGATAGAACCCAAGTGGATAGGGATCTAGAG AATCTAAGAAGGGAGAAAATCCTGCGCATTTTCAAGTTAAATACTGGGCAAGATGATCATGCAATAATGTTTTTTGATGACTATCTATGCCAGGTTGCTTACATGGTTTTCTCGATGTTTTTG ATGGAACGAGTTGTAAAAAGattggaagaaaagaaggacAGTGATATTCTTGAAGTTTTTAAGTGGTTTAAATCACACGTCCTTGATAACAAGCTCGAACCTAGTATTGAACATCAAGAACTT TGTACACTATTAGCTCTTGGAGGAAAGGTGAAGGATGAACACATCTCCCTTTTAATCAATTCTGGCCTCCTT GGAAGAAAGGAAGTTCTTTCTCTTCTAAACCGCAGGAGATACAAAGAAATGATGCTAGCACCTCTAgagaagaagcttcttcgaTATTCCCCACTTGATATGAGATTTCATCTTCGTGATCTGATAGGCTCAGGTAATCTCAAAACTGCCAAGACACCAACAGGCTTAGTTGTTCGAGTCTCAAAAGATTGA
- the LOC117612156 gene encoding protein CUP-SHAPED COTYLEDON 3-like, whose protein sequence is MGLRDIGATLPPGFRFYPSDEELVCHYLFKKITNEEALKGTLVEIDLHICEPWQLPEVAKLNANEWYFFSFRDRKYATGFRTNRATTSGYWKATGKDRMVMEPGTGEIVGMRKTLVFYRNRAPNGIKTGWIMHEFRLETPHMPPKEDWVLCRVFHKGKGEENTKLSPHDFMLETTSCTVPLSMEKYSSPPTQDQTMPRGYNQIPSFSTPPPRHSHNQSNSLLNLLQFPQEKYRNNSFPELGTKNDDDYGFLWDMSLEETSFENGVAPDMDEMRFEMDHNSMVLL, encoded by the exons ATGGGGCTTAGAGACATTGGAGCTACACTGCCCCCTGGGTTTCGGTTCTATCCCAGCGACGAGGAGCTGGTCTGCCACTATCTGTTCAAGAAGATCACGAATGAGGAAGCTTTGAAGGGGACTTTGGTTGAAATTGACTTGCATATCTGCGAGCCATGGCAGCTTCCTG AAGTGGCAAAGCTGAATGCCAATGAGTGGTACTTCTTCAGCTTCCGTGACCGCAAGTATGCCACGGGGTTTCGAACCAATCGGGCGACGACATCTGGGTACTGGAAGGCAACAGGGAAAGATCGGATGGTGATGGAGCCAGGAACAGGGGAGATTGTAGGGATGAGAAAGACTTTGGTGTTCTATCGGAACAGAGCTCCTAATGGAATCAAAACTGGTTGGATTATGCATGAGTTTCGGCTGGAGACCCCACACATGCCTCCTAAG GAAGACTGGGTTTTGTGCAGAGTTTTCCACAAAGGCAAGGGAGAAGAGAACACCAAACTCAGCCCCCATGATTTTATGTTGGAGACCACATCCTGCACTGTTCCTTTGAGCATGGAAAAATACTCATCTCCTCCAACTCAAGACCAAACCATGCCTCGTGGGTACAACCAGATCCCCTCATTTTCCACACCACCACCCCGCCACAGCCACAACCAAAGCAACTCTTTGCTGAATCTCCTCCAGTTTCCTCAGGAAAAATACCGCAACAACTCCTTTCCCGAATTAGGCACTAAAAACGACGACGACTATGGGTTTTTATGGGACATGAGCTTGGAAGAAACTAGCTTCGAAAATGGGGTGGCCCCAGATATGGACGAAATGAGATTTGAGATGGATCACAACAGCATGGTTTTGCTCTAA
- the LOC117636770 gene encoding putative lysine-specific demethylase JMJ16, with the protein MAFNSVPPGFASRTSFVLKRMEKVEETNGVNVSKQDPIQMDSTSDLTDMDKLKRSLQHRPWILFDQSDYNSEEPESEQFDMDPPAKTCLPKGVTHGCPDCSDCLKVTGRWRPEDARIDVLEEAPVFHPTEEEFKDVLKYIATIRARAEQYGICRIVPPPSWKPSFLTKEYTIWKRSTFSTHIQRIDGLRNQSSPSNMVGFYESTKKKRRRILGVGLDSGSTSSPGETGHSYVKGFEPEPGREFTLENFKRYAADFKSQYFRISEVRGRQEKWVPSLENIEAEYKRITENPTEEIEVLCGDNLETKALGSGFPTVSKDSNPLATSDHPEFLASGWNLNNLPRLPGSLLSFESHDTCHILVPQARVGMCFSSFHWKVEEHHLYSLSYTHLGAPKLWYGVPGKYSVNFEAAMRSSFSESSSEQPELRNRLVKQLPPSTLKSQGIPVFRCIQSPGEFVLVLPGAYHSGFDCGFNFSETACVAPLDWLPHGQEAVELYCEQGRKTSISHDKLLLGAAREAVRAQWDSLFRKNTSDHFLWKDAFGKDGILTHVFKSRLSSEAICRKYLCKSKQSRRMKSNFDATSKKECSICLRDLHFSAAACPCSADRYSCLLHAKQLCSCAWSDKVFLYRHQIDHLYLLLEALEGKLDAVFKWGKDDLGLALHVHHPKDIGHVDGPTTNAEKTKQKESIMSQDAFRAELKARMLQSTILNEQKAKEIITSTTGNNAPPLLTEAMKGTNNTPFPPIEAIEETSDVSSVSTSETSSSDSQDLIPDLDFLFRGKEQAACPLEKGSVPGKLSKGGHPADNGASSNLLVSENQTSRKAGSQSGIVLLSDDSDG; encoded by the exons ATGGCTTTTAATTCAGTTCCACCTGGTTTTGCGTCTCGTACATCCTTCGTGCTGAAGAGGATggaaaaagttgaagaaaCTAATGGTGTCAATGTTTCTAAACAAGACCCAATCCAGATGGACTCCACATCTGACCTGACTGACATGGATAAACTGAAAAGATCTCTTCAACATAGGCCATGGATACTTTTCGACCAAAGTGATTACAACTCAGAGGAACCTGAATCTGAACAGTTTGATATG GATCCCCCTGCAAAAACTTGCCTCCCTAAAGGTGTTACTCATGGATGTCCAGATTGCAGTGATTGTCTGAAG GTAACAGGAAGGTGGCGTCCTGAAGATGCAAGAATAGATGTCCTTGAAGAAGCACCTGTTTTCCACCCAACAGAAGAG GAATTTAAAGACGTGCTTAAATATATTGCAACTATACGTGCAAGAGCAGAGCAATATGGTATTTGTCGTATTGTTCCTCCTCCTTCCTGGAAACCTTCATTTCTTACTAAGGAATACACCATATGGAAAAGATCTACATTTTCTACCCATATTCAGCGGATTGATGGGCTACGAAATCAGAGTTCACCGAGTAATATGGTTGGCTTTTATGAAAgcacaaaaaagaagaggagaagaatcTTGGGAGTGGGTTTGGACAGTGGATCTACCTCAAGTCCAGGTGAAACAGGACATTCATATGTCAAAGGCTTTGAACCAGAACCTGGTCGAGAATTCACTCTTGAGAATTTTAAGAGATATGCAGCTGATTTCAAGAGTCAATATTTCCGTATAAGTGAAGTCAGAGGCAGACAAGAGAAGTGGGTTCCATCACTGGAGAATATTGAAGCTGAATATAAACGTATTACTGAGAACCCAACTGAAGAGATTGAG GTGCTTTGTGGTGATAATTTGGAAACTAAAGCTCTTGGCAGTGGATTTCCAACAGTATCCAAAGATTCCAATCCTTTGGCAACGTCAGATCACCCTGAATTTTTAGCATCAGGCTGGAACTTAAATAATCTACCCAGACTGCCTggttctcttctttcttttgaaagcCATGACACTTGTCATATTTTGGTACCTCAGGCTCGTGTGGGAATGTGCTTTTCATCTTTTCATTGG AAAGTTGAAGAGCACCATTTATACTCATTGTCTTACACACATCTCGGTGCTCCGAAATTATGGTATGGTGTCCCTGGGAAATATAGTGTTAATTTTGAGGCAGCCATGAGGAGCTCCttttcagaatcatcatcagAACAGCCTGAATTGCGAAATAGGCTG GTTAAACAATTACCGCCCTCCACACTGAAATCACAGGGCATACCAGTCTTTCGTTGCATTCAGTCTCCTGGGGAGTTTGTTCTTGTCCTTCCAGGGGCTTATCATTCGGGATTTGATTGTGGCTTTAATTTTTCTGAGACAGCATGTGTTGCTCCCCTAGACTGGTTGCCTCATGGACAGGAGGCTGTTGAACTTTACTGTGAACAGGGGAGGAAAACATCTATATCCCATGATAAGCTGCTGCTTGGAGCAGCTAGGGAAGCTGTGAGGGCACAGTGGGATTCACTGTTTAGGAAGAACACCTCAGATCATTTCCTCTGGAAAGATGCCTTTGGAAAGGATGGGATCTTAACACATGTATTCAAG TCACGTCTCAGTTCTGAAGCCATTTGCCGGAAATATCTTTGCAAGTCTAAACAGTCACGGAGgatgaaatcaaattttgatgCTACAAGCAAAAAGGAGTGCAGCATTTGTCTCCGTGATCTGCATTTTTCTGCGGCAGCTTGTCCTTGTTCTGCAGACAGATATTCATGTCTGTTACACGCAAAGCAACTGTGTTCTTGTGCTTGGAGTGACAAGGTTTTCCTCTACCGTCACCAGATCGATCATTTATATCTACTTCTTGAAGCTTTGGAAGGAAAGTTAGATGCAGTCTTCAAATGGGGCAAAGATGATCTTGGATTGGCTCTGCACGTGCATCATCCAAAGGATATTGGGCATGTAGATGGTCCAACCACTAATGCTGAGAAAACTAAACAGAAAGAGTCCATCATGTCTCAAGATGCATTCAGGGCAGAATTGAAGGCACGTATGCTGCAATCAACAATTTTGAATGAACAGAAAGCAAAGGAGATCATCACAAGCACAACAGGAAATAATGCTCCTCCTCTACTGACAGAGGCGATGAAGGGGACGAACAATACTCCGTTTCCACCGATAGAGGCAATAGAGGAGACATCCGATGTTTCATCTGTAAGTACAAGTGAAACAAGTTCCTCAGACTCTCAGGATTTAATCCCAGATCTTGACTTTCTTTTCCGTGGAAAAGAACAAGCAGCCTGTCCTCTCGAGAAAGGCAGTGTTCCTGGGAAGCTATCGAAAGGTGGTCATCCAGCCGACAATGGGGCATCTTCGAACCTTTTGGTTTCAGAGAATCAAACTTCAAGAAAAGCAGGCTCTCAGAGTGGAATTGTTCTTCTTAGTGATGACAGTGATGGTTAG
- the LOC117636771 gene encoding probable arabinose 5-phosphate isomerase has protein sequence MGSLPPFSSDFINPHSLSNRKTTTATQSSSSSCVDETTLLNLFKSQQSHLNFFFQHLDLSQTLSFTRTLLLQSSAGATVFFSGVGKSGFVAHKISQTLVSLGIRSGFLSPLDALHGDIGALSKSDVLVLFSKSGTTEELLRLVPCAKAKGAFLISVTSVDGNALAAVCDMNVYLPLERELCPFDLAPVTSTAIQMVFGDTVAIALMGAKNLTKEQYAANHPAGRIGKHLIFKVKDVMKKEDELPVCKEGDMIMEQLVELTSKGCGCLLVIDDDHHLIGTFTDGDLRRTLKASGEAIFKLTVGEMCNRNPRTIGPEAMAVDAMQKMEAPPSPVQFLPVINGQNQVIGIVTLHGLVSAGL, from the exons ATGGGTTCTCTCCCACCTTTTTCCTCAGACTTCATCAACCCACATTCTCTATCCAATCgcaaaacaacaacagcaacccaatcttcttcctcttcctgcGTTGACGAAACTACCCTCCTCAACCTCTTCAAATCCCAACAGAGCCACCTCAACTTCTTCTTCCAGCACCTTGACCTCTCCCAAACCCTATCTTTCACCCGCACCCTCCTCCTCCAGTCCTCCGCTGGCGCCACCGTTTTCTTCTCCGGTGTCGGCAAGTCCGGCTTCGTTGCCCACAAGATCTCCCAGACCCTTGTCTCCCTCGGCATCCGCTCCGGCTTCCTCTCCCCACTCGACGCCCTCCACGGCGACATTGGCGCCCTCTCTAAAAGCGACGTATTGGTCCTCTTCAGCAAGTCCGGTACCACCGAGGAGCTCCTCCGCCTCGTCCCCTGCGCCAAAGCCAAGGGCGCCTTCCTCATCTCCGTCACCTCCGTCGACGGCAATGCCCTCGCCGCCGTCTGCGACATGAACGTGTATTTACCCTTGGAGAGAGAGCTCTGCCCCTTCGATTTGGCTCCGGTCACCTCCACCGCCATTCAGATGGTCTTCGGCGACACCGTTGCGATCGCGCTCATGGGCGCCAAAAATCTCACCAAGGAACAGTACGCCGCCAATCACCCCGCCGGTCGGATCGGCAAGCATCTCATCTTCAAG GTGAAAGATGTgatgaagaaagaagatgagCTTCCGGTTTGCAAGGAAGGAGATATGATAATGGAGCAGCTGGTGGAGCTGACGAGCAAAGGCTGCGGGTGCCTGCTTGTGATCGACGACGACCATCACCTGATCGGCACATTCACTGACGGCGATCTGCGTCGAACTCTGAAGGCGAGCGGGGAAGCCATCTTCAAGCTCACGGTTGGGGAAATGTGCAACAGAAACCCTAGAACCATCGGTCCAGAAGCCATGGCCGTCGACGCCATGCAGAAGATGGAAGCTCCTCCGTCCCCGGTCCAGTTCTTGCCCGTTATCAATGGCCAGAATCAAGTGATTGGGATTGTCACTTTGCATGGACTGGTCTCAGCTGGTCTCTGA